A segment of the Leptospira hartskeerlii genome:
ATGCACCGGGAAAATTGAATCCGTCAAAGACACTGGAGACGGTAAAATTTTTAAGGTTTCCACTACTTGGAAAGATCCTGATCTAAAAAATGGAGACTCCATTTCGGTCAATGGCGCTTGTCACACTGTTACTTCTTTCCAAGAGAAAGGAAACGAATTCGAATTTTATTCTTCTTATAAAACTTTGGAGCTAACGAATTTTGGAAATTTCCAAATCGGAACTAAGATTAATTTAGAAAGATCCGTTCTTCCTCATACTAGAATGGGTGGTCATTTTGTGACCGGCCACGTAGACTTGACTGGGACTATTTCAATTTCAGAAGAAAAAGATTCTGGAAAAGTAAGAAGGTTTGTAATTTCACATGATCCTTCTTTCACCAAATATTTTGCGGTCCGGGGTAGTGTGACTGTGGACGGAATTTCACTCACTATTGTAGATTCCAGACCTGGAGAGTTTGAGCTAGTTTTGATCCCGGAAACTCTTATTGTTACCAACGCCTCCGAAGCATGGAAAATAGGAGCCAAGGTAAACTTAGAAGTGGACCTGATCGCCAGATATTTAGAGCAACTCGGCAAATATAAATAGGGCCTGGCTCGTTCCTGAAATAGTATCCTTGGTTCGAATTACCAACTATCAGTCTCACTTTTCCGAACTGGTTAGGATTTATCATGGAAAAAAAACAGTCCAAGAAATGAGGTGGAATCATGATCGGCTCCATTGAACAGGCAATCGAAGATATAAAAGCGGGGAAGATGATCATTCTCGTGGATTCCGAAGACCGGGAAAACGAGGGGGATCTGGTTTGTGCCGCCCAATTCACTGACAAAGAAAAGGTGAATTTTATGGCCACCTATGGAAGGGGCTTAATTTGTTTTCCTATGGAGGGAGACAGGCTCAGACAACTCGGTCTGAATAGAATGGTGGACGACCTGAGTTTGGGTGACAAACACGGGACCGCATTCACAGTTTCCGTAGACGCAAAGCACGGAACCACTACCGGGATTTCCGCTCAGGACAGGGCGACCACCATCCAAGTACTTATAGATCCTAAAACTACTCCGGGTGACCTGATGAAGCCTGGTCATTTGTTTCCTCTCCAAGCGGTTTCTGGCGGAGTGCTCAGAAGAGCGGGCCATACTGAGGCGTCTGTTGATCTATCAAAACTCGCGGGACTTTATCCTGCTGCCGTCATTTGCGAGATCATGAACGACGATGGAACCATGTCCCGTCTTCCTGATCTGGAAAAATTCGCAGAAAAACACGGACTCAATATTTACACAATCGAAGATCTGATCCGTTACAGAAGGAAAAAAGAAAATCTCATCCATCTGGAAGTTGAAACTAGTCTTCCTACTGAGTATGGGGATTTTACTGTCAGAGCCTATTCTACCATCATCGACGATAAAGTCCATGTTGCATTAGTAAAAGGTAAAATTGATAAGAACGAACCTATAATGGTCCGCGTACATTCCGAGTGTTTTACCGGGGATATTTTCGGAAGCGGGCGTTGTGATTGTGGACCTCAACTCCATTCTGCTCTTTCTATGATCGCTCAAGAAGGGAAGGGTATCCTTCTCTATATGAGGCAAGAAGGTAGAGGGATCGGTCTCATCAATAAACTCAAGGCTTATAATATGCAGGACCAAGGTTTGGATACTGTAGAAGCTAACGAGAAATTAGGATTTGCTCCCGACCTAAGAGAGTATGGAGTCGGCGCTCAAATCCTGAAGGACATAGGAGTTGGGAAGATGAAACTTCTTACCAATAACCCTCGTAAGATCGTAGGTCTGGAAGGTTATGGTTTGGAAGTTACAGATCGTATTCCTATAGAGATAAAACCTACAGGGAATAACCATCACTATCTATTCACTAAAAAAATGAGAATGGGGCATTTACTCGGACTGAACTAAGGTTGTAGTCTGGTTTTTGCCCAGGAGCCGCTTTCTTTTCGGAACAAGATCCGATCGTGTAAGCGGCTTCTTCGTCCCTGCCAAAATTCTATTTCAGAAGCTTCTAATATATATCCTCCCCAATTTTCCGGTAGAGGAACAGTCTTGCCTTCGTATTTTAGTTTTAGTTCTTCATAATGTTTATCTAAAATAGATCTGTCGGCTACAGGATCGCTTTGGGAAGAAGCGAGCGCACCTATTTGGCTTGCGAACGGTCTGGAATGAAAATAGTCTTCGGAACTTTTTCTGGAAACTTTGGAGATCTTTCCTCTAACGCGGACCTGTCTTTCTAATTCTGCCCAGAAAAATACCAGGCAGGCATTCGGATTCGAGTCTAATTCTTTTCCCTTGGCGCTTGCGTAATTCGTATAAAATTGGAATCCTTCATTTTCGATTCCTTTGAGTAGAACGATCCTTGCGTCCGGCATTCCGTCTTTTCGAACAGTCGCCAATGTCATCGCAGTCGGTTCTGTTACTTCAGAATGGACAGCCTGATCGAACCAGATTTTGAAAAAATCGATGGGAGAATCTCCGATATCTTTTTCGTCCAGAGAAGCTTTGCTATATTCGTTACGGATATCAGAGATATTTTTTTGCATATTGCTTATAGAATGAGATCTGCCCAGTTGGGAAGTAAACCTGAATTTGAGAGCATTCTAGCTATAAATGTCAATGCCAGACCGATCGAGAAATATACTCCCATCGGGATCGGAACTTGTCGTAAGCTTTCTCCTTTTTTTCTTTTTAGTACTGTGACTATGACCGCAATCCCATAAGAAGAATTTAAGAAGAAGATCCACCAAGGATGCATGCATAAAAATGCAAAGGCGGGAGCGAATATTGCGTCTGCAAATCCCATACTCGCAGGAAATATAAAATATATTAAGAAAAATACGGCGGAAAAAGAAACATAAACGATCAACTCGGCTTTACCCGGGATAGAATCGAATAATAGATAATTCGCCAATGCTCCAAACAGAAGAATGAAAGGCAAATTTTCGTAGTCCAAAGAAAACTTTTTGAAGTCAGTGCTTGCGGCGACTAACAAATGCCCGCATAAAGCTACGAATGCAAAACTTCCGAGTAATTTTCCGGAAAGAAGAAAGGAGACTACAAATAGTAATCCGAATACAGCCTCACATAGTGAGTAGATTGGATTGATCTGGGCTTTGCAGTTCGAGCATTCTTTTTTAGAGATCCAGTATCCGAATACTGGAATGATCGCGATACCTTTGATCGGTGCTCCGCAGGATTCGCAGGCAGAAGGTTCTATTAAGATTTTTTTAAGTCTGAAAAGTTTGGAGCCGATCTTTCTTTCCTTTCCGTAATAGAATCTGAGGATTCTATAAGCCAAGGTAGAATAAAAACTTCCCATGGAAAAGGAGACTAACACGCCTCCTATCCATATAATGAAGACCAAACTTGGGAATTCGGAATAGTACTCCGCCAAAATTTTCTCTTAAGACGCCAGTTCTTTTAAGGCTTGAACGCCTCGTTTCAGATTCTCCCATTCGGAAGCAAAACTGATACGGATATATTCTTTGGAATCTACGAATATATAGCCTGGGACTAAGATCAGACCTTTTTCTTTTACAGCTCTTACGACAAAATCATCGTCCTTCTCTTTTATTTTTAAGAAGAAGTAGAATGCGCCCCCGCTTTTTTTCAGTTGATAATGGTCTTTCAGATTTTCGTAAACAAAATCCCTCTTTTCCTTATAATCATCTATATAAGGTTGCATCTCGGTTTTTAGAGCTTCTATTCCCATCCACTGGGTGACGGAAGGCGCACAAACCAAAGTGTATTGTTGTAAGGTAGTTAATGTTTTTATAATGGGAGCGGGAGCAACAATCGAAGCAAGTCTAAGCCCGGTCATACTATACGTTTTGGAGAATCCTGAAAGAGTGATTGCTCTTTCATAAAAAGATCCTACAGATAAGAAGGATTTATCGTAATCAAACTTCTCATAGATCTCGTCGGAGATCAGATAAGCTCCCGTTTTTTCCGCAAGTTCCGCAAGCGCAGTCAGTTGTTTTTTGGTTAAAACTGTTCCGGTAGGATTGGAAGGAGTGGAGAAGATAATGATCTTGAGTTTCTTATCCTTGAACGCATTCAGATCTTCCGGTTGAAAATCTTCAGACACTGTATGCATCTTCCCACCGTAAATTTTGATATAAGCAGGATACATTAAGAAGTGAGGAGTTACTACAAGACACTCGTCTCCTTCGTCCAAAAGAGAATTGAAAAGTAATAAAAACGCAGAGCTGATCCCTGAAGTGACCAAAATACGATCAGGACTTGCATAATCGATCTGGTTTTCCTGTTTGTATTTTTGGGAAAGAGCTTCTTTCAGTTCGGGAATTCCTGCAGTTAAGGTATAAGCAGTTTTTCCGTCACGTAGCGCTTTTACTCCAGCTTCTACAATATTTGGAGGACAAGGAAAATGAGGTTGTCCAATGGAAAGATTGATCGGGTCTTTTAAGGTCCCGGCAAGTTCGAATGCTTTTCGGATGGCTGAGGAATCCAAACCTTGGATTCTTTGCGCTAGTACATAATCAAGGGTACTTTGGCTCATATAAATACGCTAATGTGAAAGCCATTTGTTCGTCAAACTGGTTTCGCCAGAACTGTTGGAGTTCCTACATCATACTCATGCATACCTCCGCTGAACAGTTGGAGTTCCCAACCAATCGTTCTCAGAAATAACGAAATGAGATTGCCTCGGAATTCCACTTTCCGGATCTTGGGGACATGGATACAATTTCAATCGCCGGCATCAAAGTACCTAAGTCTAAATTAGGAAATAACTCCGGCTCTTTAGGTTCTGATCTGGTGGAAACGGATTCCACGATTCGGAATTTGCAAAATATTCTGTATCCTCTTTTGGAATCTCGTCCAGTGCTTCTTGTTGGAGATGCTGGGGTCGGTAAAAACGCACTTATCTATTATATCAACTTCAAGAGAAATCATCCTACTGCAAGATTCAGTTTTAACGAAGATACTCTTCCGGAAGATCTGATCGGTTCTTATCGTTTACTTTTGGATGGAAAAGGATTCGCTTGGGGTGACGGTCCGTTGACTTCGGCAGTTAGAACTGGTGCGAGTTTTGTGGCGGATGAGATGAACCTTTGTCCTCCACATATCATCAAACGTTTTTCTACAGTCTACGAATCCAATTATCTGGAATTGATAGAAGGTGATGGAACTCGTATCCATGGTGCGGAAGGTTTCAATTTTATAGGGACCCAAAATCCTTCGGAAGGATTCGAGGGACGTAAACCTCTTCCTTTCGATATCACCAGATATTACTCTACTGTATTTATAGATCCACATACTCCTGACGAGATCTTGTTCATCTTGGGTAAATTGTATCCGAACATGAACGCTGATATTCTGAAATCCTGTATCCGTATTTCGCTCGAGACCGAGAACAAAGTAGTTTCCGGTAATTTAGGAAAAGGTGATTTAGAAAAATATCACTTCAATATCCGAAATCTTAAAAAACTTTGTAATCGTATCCTTGCTTTAAAAGCGGATCAACCTGAGCTTAGATTCAGAGAACTCTGGAATTTTTACGTGGAACCATTCCGCAAAGAAGATGATCGAAATTCTCAAATAGAACTTCTACTTAAAGAAACCGGACTAAAATCCAAACCGAATCTTCCAGAGCCTAAATTTGAAATACATAAGGGCTCCTTATTCTGTAACGATAAAGAAATCCATGTTACCAACGAAAATACTGCAAAAGAAATTCTATCTTCTGTTCCAATGCCTTTAAAACTAAGAGAGTTTGCGGAGAAGGTTTATTCTGCAGTTCAATTCAAAGAAAACGTTCTGATCGAGTATTCTGAAGAACAAGATCCTCAGCTCATTCTGCCATTGTTTACTGAGATCAGTGGTGTTCCTTTGGAAGCTGTGCATCTGTGTAAAGGAATCCATACTGCTGATATTATTGGTGCTCTAAAGCCGATCGCCGGTTCTCAAGTAGGTTGGGTAGATGGCCCTCTTACAAAAGGGATCCGAGAAGGTGGGAATATCCTGATCACTAATCTGGAAGCGGCAGGCGCGGAACTCGTAGAAAAATTAAATATGCTTACCGATGATGCAAGAGCACTTGTTCTTCCTCCGGAAAGTTCAGAAGATAAACCTCTTTCTTTGAAGGAAGATTCTAGGATTTTCGCACTCAAATTATTCAGAAAAACAAAGTCTACTCCTACAATTTCGAGGGCGTTCCGTAACAGGTTTACTTCCGTTCTATTTCCTGAACTGGAAGATAACGCAACACTTCAAGAAATTCTAAACTTCTATCTGCCCGAAGGAGATCTTGTCTCTAAAATGGCGGAGTTCCATATTAAGATTAAGGATCTTTCCAAAAAGAGAACGATCGGTTCTGCAAATCTGATGCCTTATACATTCGGACTTTCTAATCTTCTGCAATGGAAGGATCATATCTTGCGTTATGCGGATGAATCACTCGGAAAAGAAGGATTGAGAGAGATCGCTCTCCGAGGCGGAAAGATCGCTTATTCCAATCAGGTTTCAGATCCTGGAGAAAGAAAAGAATTAGAGAGAATTTTAGAATTCTCCTTATCAGGAATCGAGATTGTATCCGACTTCTTCCAAACCTTGGAGGATAAGAAAAAAAAAACTCTGACCCCTTCTACCGAAATCGAAAAGAAACGTTGGTGGGATCCCGAACTTCATAAGAGAGAACCTCTTACCGGAAAGGCAGAACTTAAAAATTCAGGAAGAGAATTAAGAGAAGGCCTGGAGATCAATACTCCAGAAACGGGCGGTCAAAGAAAAGAAGGACCCGACGCCTGGTACGGACAAGAGACCAGAGGAAACATGGGCCAAGGCGAACCTGCAGGCGGAGGCGGAGCCTGGGGTTATCGCACTGAAGAATTATACAAAGCATTCTTAGCAAAACGCAGGATACTTTGGGAATACACAATCCAAACAAGCATCAAAGAATTTAAGGAAGTATTCGGACGCAGTTTAGAAGAAGTAGAACTGAATTTGGAAAGACTTTTTGATCCGGAGATAGATATCAACCGGATGTATAGAAGTGAAGGTTCACGTATCGACACTCGAAAATATATATCCTTCCTCTCCGGAAAAGGGGACTCTAAGGTATTCGATAAGACCACAATCGATAAGGACGAAGAAAAACTGAAAGGTGTAGAAGTCGCCTTTCTCGTCTCGAAATCTCGTAGGATCTTCAACTTCGAATATTCCGTTGCTACATTATCCGCAATGCTTTCTAGCGCCCATATCCTGGACGAACATGACGTAAACTTCTCCGTAACGGCTTATTCGGATAGAATGAACCGAAAAGATAGGATCGATCTGGTCCAAGTGAAACGAATGGACGAATACTTTGATTCCAAAAAGGAAGAAGAGATGTTCGATTCTCTGCGTTCCGACTGGCAAGGGGATTCAATTGAAGAATACCAGCTCCTTGAGCAGATAGAATCCTACTTTTCCCCGGAGGCCCAGACGAAAATACTGGTTATGATTTCGGACTTTAGGGGACAAAGGGGTAAAACGGAGATCGAACAGGAGATCCAATCCCGAGATAATAAACGTCTAAAGGCAGAGATCTTAAAACATTCGAATAAAAATTACGTGTTTTTGGGCGTGGGACTAGGACGCAGATATATTGCGGAGCATTTATTTCCGGATTCTATCCAAATCACTTCCGAAAACTTTTATAATATGCCGAATTTAATCGGAGCAGAACTGGGAAGATTGATCCTCACTCACCATTCTTCTCGATAACGGCAAGCGGGACAAACCCCGCTCCTTGGGAACTATGGCAACTAAAAAGGAAAAAGACAATAGCCCTCAACCTCTGGTGAATAAAAAAGCCAAGTTTAACTTCGAGTTGATCTCATTCATCGAAGCAGGCATCGTTTTGTCCGGATCGGAAGTCAAAAGTCTCCGAGAAAAAAAAGCAAATCTGACTGACGCGTTTGCTAAGATAAAGAACGGAGAAGTTTACCTGGATAGTTTTTCCATTACTCCGTACAAGAACGGGGGATATTCAAACCATCCGGATATCCGCCCGCGTAAACTTCTACTGAATAGAAAAGAGATAGATAAGTTAGATAAACAGATCAAAGAAAAGGGATTGGTGCTTGTCGCTACTAAAGTATATTTTAAAGACAACCGTTGGGCCAAGGTGGAGTTAGCATTAGGAAAACCTAAAAAACTCTACGATAAACGGGAAGATATGAAAAAAAGCGACGCAAAACTGGAAATCGCGAGAGCGATGAAGACCAAGAATTACTCCTAAATGTCCTCTAAAAAAAGAGTTCCAATTATTAGCATCGTAGGACGCCAGAATGTTGGTAAGTCCACATTATTCAACGCACTTCTTAAAAAGAAATTAGCGATCACCGAGGATTATCCAGGTGTGACGCGCGATGTCCTTCGTGCTCGTGTTTTAAATCCGGAGAAGGGACTGGACTTTATTCTATGCGATACTCCTGGCTTGGATATAGAAAGACCGGAAAGTCTAGAAGAAGCAGTTCTCGAAAATGCTTTCAGACAAGT
Coding sequences within it:
- a CDS encoding riboflavin synthase yields the protein CTGKIESVKDTGDGKIFKVSTTWKDPDLKNGDSISVNGACHTVTSFQEKGNEFEFYSSYKTLELTNFGNFQIGTKINLERSVLPHTRMGGHFVTGHVDLTGTISISEEKDSGKVRRFVISHDPSFTKYFAVRGSVTVDGISLTIVDSRPGEFELVLIPETLIVTNASEAWKIGAKVNLEVDLIARYLEQLGKYK
- a CDS encoding bifunctional 3,4-dihydroxy-2-butanone-4-phosphate synthase/GTP cyclohydrolase II, translated to MIGSIEQAIEDIKAGKMIILVDSEDRENEGDLVCAAQFTDKEKVNFMATYGRGLICFPMEGDRLRQLGLNRMVDDLSLGDKHGTAFTVSVDAKHGTTTGISAQDRATTIQVLIDPKTTPGDLMKPGHLFPLQAVSGGVLRRAGHTEASVDLSKLAGLYPAAVICEIMNDDGTMSRLPDLEKFAEKHGLNIYTIEDLIRYRRKKENLIHLEVETSLPTEYGDFTVRAYSTIIDDKVHVALVKGKIDKNEPIMVRVHSECFTGDIFGSGRCDCGPQLHSALSMIAQEGKGILLYMRQEGRGIGLINKLKAYNMQDQGLDTVEANEKLGFAPDLREYGVGAQILKDIGVGKMKLLTNNPRKIVGLEGYGLEVTDRIPIEIKPTGNNHHYLFTKKMRMGHLLGLN
- the pdxH gene encoding pyridoxamine 5'-phosphate oxidase, which gives rise to MQKNISDIRNEYSKASLDEKDIGDSPIDFFKIWFDQAVHSEVTEPTAMTLATVRKDGMPDARIVLLKGIENEGFQFYTNYASAKGKELDSNPNACLVFFWAELERQVRVRGKISKVSRKSSEDYFHSRPFASQIGALASSQSDPVADRSILDKHYEELKLKYEGKTVPLPENWGGYILEASEIEFWQGRRSRLHDRILFRKESGSWAKTRLQP
- a CDS encoding prepilin peptidase, producing MAEYYSEFPSLVFIIWIGGVLVSFSMGSFYSTLAYRILRFYYGKERKIGSKLFRLKKILIEPSACESCGAPIKGIAIIPVFGYWISKKECSNCKAQINPIYSLCEAVFGLLFVVSFLLSGKLLGSFAFVALCGHLLVAASTDFKKFSLDYENLPFILLFGALANYLLFDSIPGKAELIVYVSFSAVFFLIYFIFPASMGFADAIFAPAFAFLCMHPWWIFFLNSSYGIAVIVTVLKRKKGESLRQVPIPMGVYFSIGLALTFIARMLSNSGLLPNWADLIL
- a CDS encoding pyridoxal phosphate-dependent aminotransferase → MSQSTLDYVLAQRIQGLDSSAIRKAFELAGTLKDPINLSIGQPHFPCPPNIVEAGVKALRDGKTAYTLTAGIPELKEALSQKYKQENQIDYASPDRILVTSGISSAFLLLFNSLLDEGDECLVVTPHFLMYPAYIKIYGGKMHTVSEDFQPEDLNAFKDKKLKIIIFSTPSNPTGTVLTKKQLTALAELAEKTGAYLISDEIYEKFDYDKSFLSVGSFYERAITLSGFSKTYSMTGLRLASIVAPAPIIKTLTTLQQYTLVCAPSVTQWMGIEALKTEMQPYIDDYKEKRDFVYENLKDHYQLKKSGGAFYFFLKIKEKDDDFVVRAVKEKGLILVPGYIFVDSKEYIRISFASEWENLKRGVQALKELAS
- a CDS encoding AAA family ATPase; protein product: MDTISIAGIKVPKSKLGNNSGSLGSDLVETDSTIRNLQNILYPLLESRPVLLVGDAGVGKNALIYYINFKRNHPTARFSFNEDTLPEDLIGSYRLLLDGKGFAWGDGPLTSAVRTGASFVADEMNLCPPHIIKRFSTVYESNYLELIEGDGTRIHGAEGFNFIGTQNPSEGFEGRKPLPFDITRYYSTVFIDPHTPDEILFILGKLYPNMNADILKSCIRISLETENKVVSGNLGKGDLEKYHFNIRNLKKLCNRILALKADQPELRFRELWNFYVEPFRKEDDRNSQIELLLKETGLKSKPNLPEPKFEIHKGSLFCNDKEIHVTNENTAKEILSSVPMPLKLREFAEKVYSAVQFKENVLIEYSEEQDPQLILPLFTEISGVPLEAVHLCKGIHTADIIGALKPIAGSQVGWVDGPLTKGIREGGNILITNLEAAGAELVEKLNMLTDDARALVLPPESSEDKPLSLKEDSRIFALKLFRKTKSTPTISRAFRNRFTSVLFPELEDNATLQEILNFYLPEGDLVSKMAEFHIKIKDLSKKRTIGSANLMPYTFGLSNLLQWKDHILRYADESLGKEGLREIALRGGKIAYSNQVSDPGERKELERILEFSLSGIEIVSDFFQTLEDKKKKTLTPSTEIEKKRWWDPELHKREPLTGKAELKNSGRELREGLEINTPETGGQRKEGPDAWYGQETRGNMGQGEPAGGGGAWGYRTEELYKAFLAKRRILWEYTIQTSIKEFKEVFGRSLEEVELNLERLFDPEIDINRMYRSEGSRIDTRKYISFLSGKGDSKVFDKTTIDKDEEKLKGVEVAFLVSKSRRIFNFEYSVATLSAMLSSAHILDEHDVNFSVTAYSDRMNRKDRIDLVQVKRMDEYFDSKKEEEMFDSLRSDWQGDSIEEYQLLEQIESYFSPEAQTKILVMISDFRGQRGKTEIEQEIQSRDNKRLKAEILKHSNKNYVFLGVGLGRRYIAEHLFPDSIQITSENFYNMPNLIGAELGRLILTHHSSR
- the smpB gene encoding SsrA-binding protein, which produces MATKKEKDNSPQPLVNKKAKFNFELISFIEAGIVLSGSEVKSLREKKANLTDAFAKIKNGEVYLDSFSITPYKNGGYSNHPDIRPRKLLLNRKEIDKLDKQIKEKGLVLVATKVYFKDNRWAKVELALGKPKKLYDKREDMKKSDAKLEIARAMKTKNYS